Proteins encoded in a region of the Rutidosis leptorrhynchoides isolate AG116_Rl617_1_P2 chromosome 9, CSIRO_AGI_Rlap_v1, whole genome shotgun sequence genome:
- the LOC139868294 gene encoding uncharacterized protein — protein MAFICGSLRNQVEDDLDFCSLSAPSPTKTRQKRNIFHIRGNKTTKNPYSDRGLDKFEALLEELDHKRQKIFTQKGAEDVSMVKFIYTSPDEVKPILVKFQDHRKHNNTSSIDHIDHTSTIENQKDVSNANGDLIGANYELVDYIKIKFDQCIRNIGEWWKPSYYVSLFVILILVLLMFSGRSFAILCVSIGWYFVPIIDEAMYNSKQPKKIVKKEYLKKK, from the coding sequence atGGCCTTCATTTGTGGCTCTCTTCGTAACCAAGTAGAAGATGACCTTGATTTTTGTTCATTATCTGCCCCTTCACCAACAAAAACAAGACAAAAACGGAACATATTTCATATCAGAGGCAATAAGACCACCAAAAACCCGTATTCAGATCGTGGGCTCGACAAATTTGAGGCACTTTTAGAGGAACTTGACCATAAAAGACAAAAGATTTTCACGCAAAAAGGGGCAGAGGATGTTTCAATGGTTAAGTTCATTTATACAAGTCCTGATGAAGTTAAACCAATTCTAGTCAAATTTCAAGATCATAGAAAACACAATAACACGAGTTCAATAGATCATATAGATCATACTTCAACAATTGAAAATCAAAAGGATGTTTCTAATGCTAATGGGGATCTTATTGGCGCCAATTATGAGTTAGttgattatataaagattaagtttgatCAATGTATAAGAAATATAGGTGAATGGTGGAAACCTTCATATTATGTTTCATTGTTTGTGATCTTGATCCTGGTGTTATTGATGTTTTCTGGACGATCATTCGCGATATTATGCGTTTCTATTGGATGGTATTTTGTTCCGATAATTGACGAGGCAATGTATAATTCAAAGCAGCCTAAGAAGATCGTAAAGAAAGAGTACTTGAAGAAGAAGTAA